One segment of Platichthys flesus chromosome 15, fPlaFle2.1, whole genome shotgun sequence DNA contains the following:
- the tmprss2 gene encoding transmembrane protease serine 2 isoform X1 codes for MSNNQGIAPVYDNRGFQHEESRPPPYSPQNAMYPALPQQTPTYVATTLGPSINTHHTVPPEMILNTGQRKGPKRCNSKRILCVSLCVLLVMAVVGILLWYFLYYQCLLGKSCRSGGKCLSSSQWCDGVRDCPHGEDESQCFRLHGTNFILESYSPGNQMWMPVCAEKWNNDYGKTVCEQMGYMRKDYVTSSQTSAGSLATKGYMKLKPESTYKSNIQSQLMYSQSCSTSAIKLNCIECGVSEAAPSTRIVGGTEAVNGAWPWQVSLQNNGQHLCGGSIISPYWIVSAAHCFQDRYSNPGIWKVYSGDVNLYRMSSGIAVDKIINHENYNGDTHDNDIALLKLNTPLTFTSRVKPVCLPNFGLGISPGRQAWITGWGALRSSGPSPYMLNQAQITIYSRDDCNIPQVLDGQVTQTMICAGKLQGGVDSCQGDSGGPLVVKEGNVWWLAGDTSWGIGCAWKNKPGVYGNVTYFVDWVHGEMQQEN; via the exons ATGAGTAATAATCAG GGAATAGCTCCAGTCTACGACAACAGAGGGTTCCAGCATGAAGAAAGTAGACCCCCTCCATACAGCCCACAGAATGCGATGTACCCTGCCCTCCCACAACAGACCCCCACCTATGTCGCCACAACTCTTGGACCCTCCATCAACACCCATCACACTGTCCCACCTGAAATGATTCTTAACACAGGACAAAGGAAAG GGCCAAAGAGATGTAACAGCAAAcgtatcctgtgtgtgtctctgtgtgtgcttcTCGTCATGGCAGTGGTCGGCATCTTGCTCTGGTACTTCT TATACTACCAGTGTTTGCTGGGGAAGTCCTGCAGAAGCGGTGGGAAGTGTCTGAGCTCGTCGCAGTGGTGCGATGGCGTCAGGGACTGTCCACATGGAGAGGATGAATCTCAGTGCT TTCGTCTTCATGGGACCAACTTCATACTGGAGAGTTACTCACCAGGCAACCAGATGTGGATGCCCGTGTGCGCTGAGAAGTGGAACAACGACTATGGGAAGACTGTGTGCGAGCAGATGGGCTACATGAG GAAGGATTATGTGACCTCAAGCCAAACCAGTGCAGGTTCCTTGGCCACTAAAGGATACATGAAGCTGAAGCCTGAGAGTACTTATAAATCAAATATACAATCACAGCTCATGTACAG CCAAAGCTGCTCCACCAGTGCGATCAAACTTAATTGTATAG AATGTGGAGTGAGCGAAGCAGCCCCCAGTACTCGTATCGTAGGTGGTACGGAGGCTGTGAATGGAGCGTGGCCGTGGCAGGTCAGTCTCCAGAATAATGGTCAACACCTCTGTGGTGGTTCCATCATCAGCCCTTACTGGATCGTGTCTGCAGCACACTGCTTCCAAGA CCGGTACTCCAATCCTGGCATCTGGAAGGTTTACTCTGGTGACGTGAACCTGTATAGAATGAGCTCTGGGATAGCTGTTGACAAAATCATTAATCATGAAAATTACAACGGAGACACTCATGACAATGACATCGCCCTACTAAAGCTCAACACACCTCTGACTTTTACAA GCAGAGTGAAGCCAGTGTGTCTCCCCAACTTTGGACTGGGTATCTCCCCTGGACGTCAAGCCTGGATCACAGGATGGGGAGCATTGCGCTCGTCTG GACCCTCCCCATATATGCTAAACCAGGCCCAGATCACCATTTACAGCAGAGACGACTGTAACATTCCTCAGGTGTTAGATGGACAAGTGACTCAGACCATGATCTGTGCTGGGAAACTGCAGGGAGGAGTCGACTCGTGTcag GGTGACAGTGGAGGACCTCTGGTGGTAAAAGAGGGAAATGTATGGTGGCTGGCAGGGGACACAAGCTGGGGGATTGGATGTGCTTGGAAGAACAAGCCGGGAGTGTATGGCAACGTAACCTACTTCGTTGACTGGGTACATGGAGAAATGCAG CAGGAAAACTGA
- the tmprss2 gene encoding transmembrane protease serine 2 isoform X2 — MSNNQGIAPVYDNRGFQHEESRPPPYSPQNAMYPALPQQTPTYVATTLGPSINTHHTVPPEMILNTGQRKGPKRCNSKRILCVSLCVLLVMAVVGILLWYFLYYQCLLGKSCRSGGKCLSSSQWCDGVRDCPHGEDESQCFRLHGTNFILESYSPGNQMWMPVCAEKWNNDYGKTVCEQMGYMRKDYVTSSQTSAGSLATKGYMKLKPESTYKSNIQSQLMYSQSCSTSAIKLNCIECGVSEAAPSTRIVGGTEAVNGAWPWQVSLQNNGQHLCGGSIISPYWIVSAAHCFQDRYSNPGIWKVYSGDVNLYRMSSGIAVDKIINHENYNGDTHDNDIALLKLNTPLTFTSRVKPVCLPNFGLGISPGRQAWITGWGALRSSGPSPYMLNQAQITIYSRDDCNIPQVLDGQVTQTMICAGKLQGGVDSCQGDSGGPLVVKEGNVWWLAGDTSWGIGCAWKNKPGVYGNVTYFVDWVHGEMQEN; from the exons ATGAGTAATAATCAG GGAATAGCTCCAGTCTACGACAACAGAGGGTTCCAGCATGAAGAAAGTAGACCCCCTCCATACAGCCCACAGAATGCGATGTACCCTGCCCTCCCACAACAGACCCCCACCTATGTCGCCACAACTCTTGGACCCTCCATCAACACCCATCACACTGTCCCACCTGAAATGATTCTTAACACAGGACAAAGGAAAG GGCCAAAGAGATGTAACAGCAAAcgtatcctgtgtgtgtctctgtgtgtgcttcTCGTCATGGCAGTGGTCGGCATCTTGCTCTGGTACTTCT TATACTACCAGTGTTTGCTGGGGAAGTCCTGCAGAAGCGGTGGGAAGTGTCTGAGCTCGTCGCAGTGGTGCGATGGCGTCAGGGACTGTCCACATGGAGAGGATGAATCTCAGTGCT TTCGTCTTCATGGGACCAACTTCATACTGGAGAGTTACTCACCAGGCAACCAGATGTGGATGCCCGTGTGCGCTGAGAAGTGGAACAACGACTATGGGAAGACTGTGTGCGAGCAGATGGGCTACATGAG GAAGGATTATGTGACCTCAAGCCAAACCAGTGCAGGTTCCTTGGCCACTAAAGGATACATGAAGCTGAAGCCTGAGAGTACTTATAAATCAAATATACAATCACAGCTCATGTACAG CCAAAGCTGCTCCACCAGTGCGATCAAACTTAATTGTATAG AATGTGGAGTGAGCGAAGCAGCCCCCAGTACTCGTATCGTAGGTGGTACGGAGGCTGTGAATGGAGCGTGGCCGTGGCAGGTCAGTCTCCAGAATAATGGTCAACACCTCTGTGGTGGTTCCATCATCAGCCCTTACTGGATCGTGTCTGCAGCACACTGCTTCCAAGA CCGGTACTCCAATCCTGGCATCTGGAAGGTTTACTCTGGTGACGTGAACCTGTATAGAATGAGCTCTGGGATAGCTGTTGACAAAATCATTAATCATGAAAATTACAACGGAGACACTCATGACAATGACATCGCCCTACTAAAGCTCAACACACCTCTGACTTTTACAA GCAGAGTGAAGCCAGTGTGTCTCCCCAACTTTGGACTGGGTATCTCCCCTGGACGTCAAGCCTGGATCACAGGATGGGGAGCATTGCGCTCGTCTG GACCCTCCCCATATATGCTAAACCAGGCCCAGATCACCATTTACAGCAGAGACGACTGTAACATTCCTCAGGTGTTAGATGGACAAGTGACTCAGACCATGATCTGTGCTGGGAAACTGCAGGGAGGAGTCGACTCGTGTcag GGTGACAGTGGAGGACCTCTGGTGGTAAAAGAGGGAAATGTATGGTGGCTGGCAGGGGACACAAGCTGGGGGATTGGATGTGCTTGGAAGAACAAGCCGGGAGTGTATGGCAACGTAACCTACTTCGTTGACTGGGTACATGGAGAAATGCAG GAAAACTGA